Within the Oscillospiraceae bacterium genome, the region AACTCAGCAGCGGGAACATGACCGCGAGGGTGGCGACGTCCGCCTGCCGGGACGTGAGATGGGAAGCAAGCCATGAGACCAGCCCCGGACGGCAGAACAGCCAGACGGACAGAAAAAGGACCAGAAAACAAAGCCCCAGCGTGAACTTTCGGTTGGGTGCCGCCGACGCATGGTATAGGCGGAACACAAATAAGAGACATAGACTGCCGAACGCGCAGAGGAAGAGGAGGGCGGATGCGTAGGGTGCATAGGGGGTTTCCGGTGGTGTGAACAGGAGCACGGTTCCGGCCGACAGCCCGGAGAGCGCGACGGCGCCCAGCAGCCATCGGCGTGCCTCGGGCAGCAGAAACAGTAGCGCCGCCATCACGGCGCCCAGCAGAGCGGGGACGGCGATCTCATAAGGCGCTCTCGCGTCCCGGAGCGCGGTGTGAAAATACAGCCGTATACCAAGGAAGACATCCGCCGCGCAGAGTAAAAACGCACCGGCGCAACAGACCCGCAAGCTGGCGCGGCGCGGCGGCGCTACGTCGAGGGAAGGGAAACTCTCGCTGACGTGTTCCTGTTCGGCTGTCAGATGAGAGCACAGCAGGCCGGTGGTCAGCAACAGGCAGGCACACAGTAGCCGCAGCAGGCTGTGGGTGTTGAAGATGTCCGCTAGGGCCCAGCCGGCGCTCAAAAAAAGACCGCTGAATCCCCCAAAAAAGCAAAACACACGGCCCGCCGAATCCGCATTGGGTACGTGCGCCGTCAGCGGCAGGGTCAGAAAAGACACGAACAGTGAAGAGAGCAGGACGAACGCCAAATTGACAGGGAGTGGCCAGACCC harbors:
- a CDS encoding helix-turn-helix transcriptional regulator — translated: MPENTKGRLRRDLLLGLGISQFLLWFPLVLPCALEAGDGLQDSGLSGLIGALIILGGFSCAFAVERFTSQKTQFRRRLQAGASLLIVTLLLTFRVWPLPVNLAFVLLSSLFVSFLTLPLTAHVPNADSAGRVFCFFGGFSGLFLSAGWALADIFNTHSLLRLLCACLLLTTGLLCSHLTAEQEHVSESFPSLDVAPPRRASLRVCCAGAFLLCAADVFLGIRLYFHTALRDARAPYEIAVPALLGAVMAALLFLLPEARRWLLGAVALSGLSAGTVLLFTPPETPYAPYASALLFLCAFGSLCLLFVFRLYHASAAPNRKFTLGLCFLVLFLSVWLFCRPGLVSWLASHLTSRQADVATLAVMFPLLSFLVLAAHRPKAAQTDEEPAQSPAPETPHLHIVSETPDVSPPDRTAEAPVSAPSPVVHTLNQDVLFAQLTMTEKKVYELILGGYSNQQMADILYVSINTIKFHIKNILSKAGASKKSQLVSRFIHAPGSLPVRQMPTAEDEK